In the Colletes latitarsis isolate SP2378_abdomen unplaced genomic scaffold, iyColLati1 scaffold0013, whole genome shotgun sequence genome, aaatttaactttttttgtaaaagttgtaactgtttctctacctgtctgatccctcatccggacccacgttaaagtcccttagtactttaacaaaataaataaataactatatatatatatatgtgtgtatatatatatatatatatatatatatatatatatgaaaaTGATACTAACATAACTTGTCTACCTATAAAATGAAGGACGAATTACTCAAATTAAGTTGCATTAAATTACTTTAGTTGAAATGAATTGCCTTGGTCTAGATTAAAGTAAGTCAGTTTATGAAGTTAAGTTTGAAATCTAATCTAAGTTGAAATTTGGTTTAAATTAAGCTACATTAAATTATGATAAATTGAGTTGTATCGAGTTTATTACCCGTCTACTGATCGAGGCCCTATGTGTGCTAGGGGTTTAGATTTGGGTCTGATATTTCAGTTAGTATCGAAGTAAATTTGGATTACGATTTGTGTTGAGCCCTGGTTTCGGTTAGCGTCGGGTTTAACCGCGTAAAATAGAGTCCAGTAAAATGCATGAAACACAATAACATTAAAATAAAGTAGATATAAtaggataaaataaaaaatacaataaaataaaaaaagtaaaataaaataaaataacataagATGAAATAGAATAAAACAAAATAGGAGCTAACTAATGAATCTAAAATAATATAGCATACcgtagaataaaataaaaatggtaTATGTACTATGGTATGTGGTATatagaaaatttatataatGTTGCTATGTGCGCATAAAAGTTAATGTAGTGAGCTatgaaaagaagaaaataaagtaAAACTAAGATGAGAGGATATGGTCGAAAATTTGATCGCGATAATATAGGAttagttaattaattaattaatttatttattaattaattaaattgacgCGCATTGAATCATATGTGGCTAATATAGGAAACCCAGGCGCAGTTACCATGGATTCCTGGTGACGCTAATACCCTATCCATAGTTACTGTCAGTCGTTTACTCATGGTACCTGACCGATAATCGGTGTAGTTGTGCCAGCCATCTATACCGACCGCTGGGAACTTTACCTACCTGCGTCGCCGTGTGCTGGTTTCCTTTCCCGCGTGCTGCCCTCGGCACACTTACCTGCCGTCGATAATCCCTCACTGGTCGGTGCTTTATCACCCGGCGATCACCCTTTACCATCAGGTGTCTCCTAGCAGCCGGCGGTTACTCATCGCCCATCGGTACTCCTCTCGTCCGGTCGGGGGTAACTCCCCGGCCGTCGGTATCCTTACCTTCCTGCGGTATCACCCTCGCGAGGGTGTCCCCCTCTACCTTCCGTCAGTGCCATGCTGGCAGTAAAATCGGATTAAATCTTAacaacccccccccccctgctACTGCTACTGCTCCCTTACCACGTCATTTATCTAGTTTCTGTTTCGCTGCAACCTCGGATGGCGTGAAggtgtgtatgtatgtatgtaatataatatagacGGAAACAGTGAATGTTAGTACGTGAGAGCTGGGAATAGTGATAACGTACCTAAGCGTCGCACTCCGATCAAATACCGTGTCTACGACCACGCGTAAAGTCGTAGTAAAGAGTAAAAGAAATGAAACGTAAGAATAAGAATAAGGGCAAAACATAAAGACTAACATTACCCTCAAGTACGAGGTTCACACCATGTAAAAACAGGGATAGAGCCAGTTCTTTTGAGTGTTAATAGCGTCAGTATCGTccagataaaataaaaataaaatataaaatatgaaaggtgcgtaaagaaaaataaaaaactgtgtaaaaaataagaaactttagaataaaataaaataaaataacatagaAAAATAAGATGATAAAAGTTAGAGTGAGGTAATACATTATGGTGATAACTAAAATAGATATGGTACAACTATGCTACGAGTCTAGGATAAGATGGTGCAAATGAAGTGGCGTCAAATAAATGGCTAAATTACTAAataggtaaataaataaataaataaataaataaataaagtaaataaataaataaataaataaataaataaataaataaataacctaTAACCTATAACGAAGCCGCGCCGTACGACTGAGATAGAGTAAAGTTAGACTAAAATTTGAGATAGAGTActaaaattatttgtaatttgtaATTTGTGATGAATAGGCTGGAGCGATAAAACTATCACGCGCAAACCGAGGTAGCAGAATGAAATAAAGTCAGGTAGAGACTAGTTTAGCcgttttgttttcttttaaagTCTGCTCGATGTGTCTTGCTGCATTAATTAGGTGTAGGTGTAAACGTCTGAGATATCGGTTGGTAAGTAAAAACCAATCAAACAAACCTGACCAAACAGAACAATAATGCATCAGTAAGTAGATAAGTTAGGTAAATGAGAGCGCACGTTACCATGTGCCCGGATTAGACTGGTTTTGTACGTgcgcaataaataaaataaataaaattgaagttGAATTTAAACTAAATGAATAACGTAAGTAAGTCTTAAAGTAAGTAGGTAAGTAAGTAAGTAATAAATCCCTGGATACATAAATAGATGAATACCTGAGTAAAATAAGTTGGTACAGAGGGCGTATGTAAGAACGTTAAGGATGAATGGATAATCAGAAACAGTTAGATAAATGTGATGAGATGATGATGAATGCATAATAATAAGTGCGTAGTAACtaaaagtaaataataatcCCAAAGAAGTAAATAAATCACAATgaagttaataaataaatacgcaGTAATATATAATAGGTTTAATATCTAAATAGGTGTATCCGTGATATGTGTATTAGGTGACTGGGAATGACCAAAACTGAAAGTAGCAGAGGATCTCCTTGCCCAGTCTTGTGGGGGACGCAATGCGAGTGCCAGCGTCGGAAAGCTCGTGGGTGCCAACCCGGCCAGTCCCGATGCACCCGATAGCACCCGCCACCTTCTTCCACGTGGTATTTCTACTGCGAGGGCGGcaaggggggaggggggagggaaaccccctcgccgagccctatcaatTTCCCTTTCATACTCCTCCTTCTCGCGTATTATGTCCGTAACGTATTTTGCGATAGCCTCCCACTCTTCGATGCCCTCTAGCATCTTCCTCCCCATTTCTCTGACCGTGACCCTCCCCACCCTGAGGGTCACCGCCAACTCCCTTCTCTTATTGTCCCATTTCTTACAGGCACAGAGCGTGTGCTCTGCCGTGTCTATCTCCCCACAGCCGTACCAACACGCACCACAGGCCACCTTACCGATCCGATGCCTAAACTCGTTAAAGCACCCGTGACCGGTAAGTGCCTGGGTGAGGTGGTACGTGAGGGCACCGTGCCCCCTTCCGACCCATTCCCGTATGCTGGGGATCCAACCAAACGTGATTTTATCACGCCAGTGCTGCTGCCAGGAGCGTAGTGTGTCCTCAAGAACCCTCTCTCTTTCCGCGTCCCGGTGTGGCCCATTTGCGTTCTGCCCCTCCTGTGGCCCGGCCCCTGCCTGCACCGTACTTTCCAGGGCATACAGGGCCGCCCTTTCCTTAATCTTCATCACGATAGGTGGGACCCCGCGAGCACGTTAAGGGCGTCCAGGGACACGGTGCGGTAGGCCTTGACCACCCTTGCCAGTCCCACCCTTTGTGCCCTTCTTAATTTTGTCCTGTTGGCTTCTATCTCGGTAGCCACCGCCCATATGAGGGAGGCATACAAGATGATCGACTCCAACACCCGATAATAAAACATGCTTTTCGCCTGCCCGGGCCCCCCGACGTTGGGCATGATACGAGCCAGCGCCGCCATAACTCGCACCGCCCTTGCAGCCACCAGTTCCACGTGCACGCGGAAACAGTGGCTTCTGTCGAAGGTGACCCCCAGGTACTTAATCTGGGTGCTGGGTCTCACCTCCACCCCCGCGACTTGAATTTTGAAATCCCCTAATCTTTTATTATTTAGGGAGAAAACCTCCGTTTTGGAGGGCGCCACCTCCAGGTCGTGTGCCACTAGCCACTCCATAATGACCCTTATGAAGTGGTTTACACGCCCCTCGAGGGCCCCCACCGACCCTGCCGTAGCCACCAGGGCGATGTCATCGGCGTAACCCACAATCCTGCATCCCGGGGCCAGCGTGCACCTGAGAACACCGTCATACGCCAGGTTCCACAGGGTGGGCCCccagaccgacccctgtggtacCCCCATTTCGGCCTCGACATAGTCGGGCCcttcatcggtgtggtaccacaccctccGGTTCTGGAAATAACCAACCAAGATCCTGGTGAGGTACAACGGTATCCCGTGCGCAACTCCCGCCTCCAGGATGTGTCTCCATCTCAGGGTATTGAAGGCATTTTTTATGTCGAGGGCAACCAGGACGCAGAACCTGCGCTTGGCCCTCGCCTCTCTGGCCACTCCCGACACCACTTCAAGGGCCTGAACCGTGTTTCGCCCTTTCCGGAAGCCGTATTGGTCGTCCGAGAGCCCATTAGGTCCGATGGCGGCCATCAATCTGTTCCTGAGGACCGATTCAAATGTTTTAGCCCATACGCTGAGGAGACAGAGGGGCCGATACGCAGCTGAGGACCCGGGGTCCCTCCCCTGTTTTCTGGTCAGGACCAGCCTCTGTTCCCTCAGCCTGGGGGGGATGTACCCTCTCAACAGACAGCTGCTGAAAAGGCACACCACCCTCTCGGTCCTCTTTCGAATGATGGCCGCCACCACCCTCCCCGGGACGTTGTCCCTCCCCGGAGCCCGGTCAACCCTGAGCCTCGAGATAGCCTCCACGACCTCACCGGGTTCAACCAGCACAAGGCCCTCGAGTGCCTCCTCCCACCCCAGATCGAAGCTTCGGAGTGAGGGTTCCCCCCTGGCCCTGGGGAACAGGGCCTCCACTACCTCCCTTGCTTTTCCTGAGGTAAGCAACGGCGGGTCGGGACGGGGCTTGACGGTTTTCATTACCGCCTTGTAGGGTTTCCCCCACACGTCCCCCTCGACCTGCCCGCACAAAGCCTTCCAGGCAGCAACCCTACTTTTAATGATTTCCCTTCTAAGCGCCTTCCTGGCCTCCCCGTAGCTGTCACGGAGGGCCCCGGTCCAAGGTCTGTCCCGCCTCAAGGCTCGTTGATATGCCCTGTGCCTTCGGTTAGCCTGGCGTCGTAGTTCCGCGATCTCCGGGGTCCACCACACCTTAGATCGCCGTGCCACGGGGGTCTGCCTGCGGGGGTCCATGCTGGCAGAGCACGCCCCCTCGCAGGCGTCCAGGAAGACCTCCATTTCCCCTTCATTCCAGAACGGCGCCCGTAGATCTGCTGTGAGACGGTCGAAAACCTCGAGTAGCCTGTCCTCATCGAGGGTATTCACCCTCCAACCCCCTATGTTGTCGCGGGGGGCTCGGTCAATGGCCCTCCCCCCCACGGTGTGCAGCAGATACCTATGATCCGACGCGGAGTAGGTGCCAAGTACCTCACTCCTCGTCACACCCCGCAAGGTCGCCGGGTCGCACGCCAATATATCTATCTTGGACGTACGCCCGTTTCTTTCAAAGGTGTGCCCTCCAGCAGTCATGACCGGGATCAACCCCATCCTGTCGAAGACCCCCTGAAGGGCAACCCCTTTACCTCTGGGGTCGAAAGACCTGGACCCCCACGCGGGCGagctggcgttgaagtctcccccaACGGCAGCCCTACCCCAGCTGGCCCTTTCCAGTTCCAGCTCGTGGAGGGCGGCGTCCAGCTCCCTCGGTCCCAGCCTCGGCGTGAAGTAACAACTGCACACTATTATTCCTTCGATTCTGACGGCGGCGAAGCcataccctacggtttcgctgTCAGTCACGTGACGAAGCCCGTTTATCCCCGTCACCCACACAGCCGCTGACCCTGAGACGTCCCCGACCCAGCCAGGGAGGACCCTGTACGGCTCCGAGACCAGTACAACGTCCGCCCGCACCGAGTCGGCCGTCCGAAAAAGCAGGTCCTGTGCTAGCCTGCACCTGTTTAGGTTTACTTGTAGGATCGTGAAGATGCCGAGCCACCCCTACCCCCACGCAAGTATTCCCGAAACACCGGGCATACCCCCGACCCGGCAGGGTGTCCCAGGCTTCCGCTCGCCACCCCCCCTGCGTTTACATAATATGCAGCACGGGGGCGAGATGCAACTCCGCGCGACGTGCTCTTACTGCCCACACCTGTGGCACAGATTGGCCCCCCCTCTGCCCAGAGGGCAGGCGGCCCTTACGTGGCCGAAGTCCAGGCAGCCGAAGCACCGCTGCACCTTAGGTACTACCTTGAGGCGACATACGGTGAAACCTATCCTAACCTTCGGCCCCTCTCGCAAAGTCACCTCCCTCAGTCCATTTGAGGGGGGCCTCGACTACTGCCAGTCTGCCTCCACCGAAGGTGTTCCTTATGACCTTCACCCTGGCGTCTCCAGCCCCCTCTGCGCCACAGTGGGCAGCCACCGCCGCCAGAATCTCCCTCCCTTCCACTATCGGGTCGAGATCCCTTATTTCGATTTCAACCCTGGGGGTGAGTGCCCTTACCGTGAAGCCTTCCCCCATTTCTCCTCTGATGGCCTCTGAGGTCGAAGCCGCACTTCCTTTTCCGCTCAGTTCCAGGATGAGGTCCCCCGTGCGCGTTCTCCGTATCCTCTGGACCTCCTTTAATTTTCCCCCCATTTTTCCCGCTATGGACCGGAAGACCTCCGCGTAGGTCTTCCCGGCGGCCTTAACCGTGATAGCCTCGTTTCGTGGGCCCTTGGGGATTTTCGGGGCCGTACCAGGGGCAGtatcctcctttccttttccctcACCCTCGCCCCCCGCGTTTACCTTTCCCCTAGCATCTGCTTTTTCCctgttctttctctctttccttTTTGATC is a window encoding:
- the LOC143350685 gene encoding uncharacterized protein LOC143350685, coding for MKIKERAALYALESTVQAGAGPQEGQNANGPHRDAERERVLEDTLRSWQQHWRDKITFGWIPSIREWVGRGHGALTYHLTQALTGHGCFNEFRHRIGKVACGACWYGCGEIDTAEHTLCACKKWDNKRRELAVTLRVGRVTVREMGRKMLEGIEEWEAIAKYVTDIIREKEELGKEILCYFQFWSFPVT